A single genomic interval of Microbulbifer variabilis harbors:
- the cysC gene encoding adenylyl-sulfate kinase: protein MTTTVERKATNVHWHDGDVTRDNRASILGHKGVTLWFTGLSGSGKSTVAVAVEKALAARDVLSYRLDGDNIRLGINSNLGFSAEDRKENIRRVGEISKLFADTGIVVLSSFISPYREDRDMVRKMHEDGNLPYLEVFVDCPLEEAESRDPKGLYKKARAGEIKGFTGIDDPYEAPISPELRLNTAEMTLEQEVEVIISTLQEKGLIAKD, encoded by the coding sequence GTGACGACAACAGTTGAACGCAAGGCGACCAATGTACATTGGCATGATGGCGATGTAACTCGTGACAACAGGGCCAGTATTCTTGGTCACAAAGGCGTGACCCTTTGGTTCACCGGCCTGTCGGGTTCCGGCAAGAGCACGGTAGCAGTAGCGGTTGAGAAGGCTTTGGCTGCGCGAGATGTCCTGAGCTATCGCTTGGATGGTGACAATATACGTTTGGGGATCAACTCAAATCTAGGCTTTTCTGCTGAAGATCGCAAAGAAAATATCCGTCGTGTAGGTGAAATTTCCAAACTGTTTGCGGACACTGGGATAGTGGTTCTCAGTAGCTTTATTAGTCCATATCGAGAAGATCGCGATATGGTTAGAAAGATGCATGAGGATGGCAATCTGCCTTATTTGGAGGTGTTTGTAGACTGTCCACTGGAGGAGGCAGAATCTCGTGACCCTAAAGGCCTTTATAAAAAGGCTCGTGCGGGTGAAATTAAGGGTTTTACTGGAATTGATGACCCTTATGAAGCGCCTATTTCCCCTGAGTTGCGTCTTAATACAGCAGAAATGACCTTGGAGCAAGAGGTGGAAGTGATTATTTCTACCCTGCAAGAGAAAGGTCTTATTGCCAAGGATTAA
- the nhaA gene encoding Na+/H+ antiporter NhaA, whose product MAKSVLDRFKIRKGKVFEAPLEGAFGRLVTPFEEFIHRQSSSGILLMLSAMVALIVANSPLQDAYKHLLHMPVSIGTGDWVLSLSLHHWINDGLMAIFFFLVGLELKREFLVGELSDLRQAVLPVMAAVGGMVVPALIYSSLNNGDIAERGWGIPMATDIAFAVGCIALLGNRVPRAVVTFLVALAIVDDLGAILVIAIWYTEQVNTTALMASGFLVVIMGLLNAAGVRRSSAYVFTGILLWYGLYKAGVHATLAGVITAMALPAKPKYDPVAFSTFVKDIIRSFDRYFRPGDKIIANDALHARVMALGNGVNLAQSPLQRMETRLHIPVGFIVIPIFALANAGIPFDSFSSSAAVLNPVTLGVISGLVVGKLIGIVGATWIGWKLGWGKLPKAANFQHIVGVALLAGIGFTMSIFIAELAFSSQYELLVQAKAGILLASVIAGVAGFLVLRNAPISEEQEDEFKEAENSNSGLPPHSVS is encoded by the coding sequence ATGGCAAAAAGTGTTCTGGATAGATTCAAAATTCGTAAAGGAAAAGTCTTTGAGGCACCGCTAGAGGGGGCCTTTGGCCGCCTGGTTACACCTTTTGAAGAATTTATCCATCGCCAAAGCAGCAGTGGTATCTTACTGATGCTCTCTGCAATGGTTGCACTGATTGTTGCCAACTCCCCTCTACAGGATGCTTACAAGCACCTGCTCCATATGCCTGTCAGCATTGGCACTGGTGACTGGGTGCTTTCTCTATCACTACATCATTGGATTAATGATGGCCTAATGGCCATCTTCTTTTTCTTGGTAGGGTTAGAACTTAAACGTGAATTTTTAGTTGGGGAACTCTCAGATCTACGCCAAGCAGTCCTGCCCGTGATGGCAGCGGTTGGCGGTATGGTAGTTCCAGCCTTGATTTATAGCTCCCTAAACAATGGCGACATCGCAGAACGCGGTTGGGGCATCCCTATGGCTACTGATATCGCTTTTGCCGTGGGCTGTATAGCATTACTAGGAAACAGAGTCCCAAGGGCTGTGGTAACTTTTCTGGTAGCCCTAGCCATTGTAGATGACCTAGGAGCAATTCTTGTAATTGCTATTTGGTATACAGAGCAAGTGAACACTACCGCTTTAATGGCCTCCGGATTTCTAGTTGTAATCATGGGCTTACTCAATGCCGCCGGGGTTCGCCGCTCTTCTGCCTACGTCTTTACCGGTATTTTGCTCTGGTACGGACTTTACAAGGCAGGCGTTCATGCCACTCTAGCAGGCGTAATTACGGCAATGGCACTACCTGCCAAGCCAAAGTATGATCCTGTAGCGTTCAGCACCTTTGTTAAAGATATTATCCGCAGCTTCGATCGATACTTTCGCCCCGGTGATAAGATCATTGCAAACGATGCCCTCCATGCACGTGTAATGGCCTTGGGTAACGGTGTAAATCTAGCTCAGTCCCCCCTACAGCGTATGGAAACCCGCTTACATATCCCGGTGGGCTTTATAGTAATTCCAATTTTCGCACTGGCTAATGCGGGCATCCCTTTCGATAGCTTTAGTAGTTCAGCAGCGGTACTCAACCCAGTAACACTCGGTGTCATTAGCGGCTTGGTTGTTGGCAAGCTAATTGGCATTGTAGGCGCAACTTGGATAGGCTGGAAACTTGGCTGGGGCAAGCTACCCAAGGCTGCGAACTTTCAGCATATCGTAGGTGTGGCATTACTCGCCGGCATTGGCTTTACTATGTCTATCTTTATAGCCGAGCTGGCATTTAGCTCCCAGTACGAACTTCTGGTGCAGGCGAAAGCCGGTATCCTACTAGCTTCTGTAATCGCCGGAGTTGCCGGCTTCCTAGTTCTACGCAATGCACCTATCTCTGAAGAGCAAGAGGATGAATTCAAGGAAGCTGAGAACTCAAATTCTGGACTGCCGCCTCATTCCGTCTCGTAG
- a CDS encoding universal stress protein, with product MYKTILCAIEASKEGRFVLSRAVELSSQHESKLIVLNVLPYSFLPKDYQRELKEDAIPKFEEIVSDFGISKKNRILKVGKPYEVICKEAEKRSVDLIVLGTHSKKGISSLIGSTANSIVNYAHCDVTLVRI from the coding sequence ATGTATAAAACAATTCTTTGCGCTATAGAGGCTTCCAAAGAAGGGCGCTTTGTGCTTTCAAGGGCTGTAGAACTTTCAAGCCAGCATGAAAGTAAGTTAATCGTATTAAATGTGCTTCCCTACAGCTTTTTGCCTAAGGATTATCAGCGAGAGCTTAAAGAGGATGCTATTCCGAAGTTTGAGGAGATAGTTTCAGATTTCGGTATCTCTAAGAAAAATAGAATCCTGAAAGTAGGTAAGCCCTATGAGGTGATTTGCAAGGAAGCTGAAAAAAGAAGTGTAGATTTAATCGTGCTCGGGACTCACTCTAAGAAAGGTATAAGCTCTCTAATAGGCTCTACAGCAAATAGTATCGTAAATTATGCTCATTGTGATGTAACTTTAGTGCGAATTTAA
- a CDS encoding glycerophosphodiester phosphodiesterase, translated as MKIFMRALAFCVLCVGYCNQAFSIEILAHRGASGEYPQGTELAFDRALEQGADILELDVHLSKDYFVIINHDSDLKDNVGIPEKIADLTLGEIKTLDAGHEFTLDNGSSYPFRGQGLTLLTLNELFERYPDGYFNIEIKPNDKTLSEALWQVIADYRMEKQVTVASQHSKAMKYFRELSGGQVRTSATISELIEASLAWSTGFGWAFQPKFDVAQLPYSITTKPYVRFFQKKGVAVDLWTVNNEDHIERSISLGVDGIIGDYPGRIYRALVDAGER; from the coding sequence ATGAAGATATTTATGCGTGCATTGGCATTCTGTGTTTTGTGTGTTGGATATTGTAATCAGGCATTTTCTATTGAGATTCTCGCACATAGGGGGGCATCTGGTGAATATCCTCAAGGTACAGAGCTAGCGTTTGATAGAGCATTGGAGCAAGGTGCCGATATACTAGAGTTAGATGTTCATCTGTCGAAAGACTATTTTGTCATCATTAATCATGATTCAGATCTTAAGGATAATGTTGGGATACCTGAAAAAATTGCGGATTTGACGTTGGGTGAAATTAAAACCCTTGATGCTGGTCACGAATTCACATTAGATAATGGCAGTAGCTACCCTTTTAGGGGGCAAGGACTCACTCTGTTAACTCTCAATGAATTGTTTGAGCGTTACCCAGATGGCTATTTTAATATAGAGATTAAGCCCAATGATAAGACTCTTTCTGAGGCTCTTTGGCAAGTCATTGCAGATTACCGTATGGAGAAGCAAGTTACTGTTGCTAGCCAGCATAGTAAAGCCATGAAGTACTTCCGTGAACTTAGCGGGGGTCAGGTTAGAACCAGCGCAACTATAAGTGAGCTTATCGAAGCAAGTCTTGCTTGGAGTACGGGTTTTGGCTGGGCTTTTCAGCCCAAGTTTGATGTTGCACAATTGCCATATAGTATTACGACCAAGCCCTATGTACGCTTTTTTCAGAAAAAAGGAGTGGCTGTGGACCTTTGGACAGTGAACAATGAAGACCATATTGAGCGTAGTATATCATTGGGTGTAGATGGGATTATTGGCGATTATCCAGGCCGAATTTATCGAGCGCTTGTTGATGCTGGTGAGCGTTAA
- a CDS encoding LexA family protein has translation MIVDRSLKPTHGDVVVALDGQLTCKVLDQQQGRLLSANDDYAPIPIWEGQELIVEGG, from the coding sequence TTGATTGTCGATCGCTCGCTAAAGCCTACCCATGGCGATGTGGTGGTGGCCCTGGATGGGCAGCTGACCTGCAAGGTGCTGGACCAGCAGCAGGGGCGGCTGCTATCTGCGAATGATGACTACGCGCCGATCCCTATTTGGGAGGGGCAGGAATTGATTGTGGAGGGGGGGTAA
- a CDS encoding CPBP family intramembrane glutamic endopeptidase: MMRDRNQALVFIVLVLAISWSLEAFIIASGGVRNFGPLWIVALMCIPGSLSIVLRLILKSGYEDVSFRIGKGRYYVYAVAIPFLLVLLTGLVSAAIDIRQFSLVSLEQLIQLSPVLLSVLVLGLIGAFGEELGWRGFLLPKLVSGGVKNPYLVSGLVWASWHLPLIAYGGFYQTDYTLLMALIYGLGIIAMSFVFSELRMRSGSVWVATIAHTAHNFFFQFAAPVLLLTESGSRSKLWDMVASDTGLCIAVFYAVAYLVFRHAVRRGKAFDRCLSPKAPINQ; the protein is encoded by the coding sequence ATGATGAGGGATAGAAACCAAGCATTAGTCTTTATCGTCTTGGTGCTTGCAATTAGTTGGAGCTTGGAGGCGTTCATCATCGCCAGCGGGGGTGTCAGGAATTTCGGCCCGCTTTGGATAGTCGCCCTGATGTGCATCCCTGGCTCTCTTTCAATAGTGCTGAGACTCATCCTGAAATCTGGATATGAAGATGTCAGCTTTCGGATCGGAAAGGGACGCTACTACGTCTATGCAGTCGCAATTCCATTCCTATTAGTATTGCTAACGGGTCTGGTATCTGCAGCCATCGATATCCGGCAATTCTCGCTGGTGTCATTGGAGCAACTGATCCAACTCAGCCCTGTTCTTCTGTCCGTCTTAGTGCTTGGCCTGATCGGCGCATTTGGGGAAGAGCTCGGATGGCGCGGATTCCTATTGCCAAAGTTGGTAAGTGGTGGTGTTAAGAACCCCTATCTCGTCAGCGGACTTGTATGGGCGTCCTGGCATCTTCCACTCATTGCTTACGGAGGTTTCTACCAGACAGATTATACGTTGCTCATGGCGTTGATCTATGGCCTCGGTATTATCGCCATGAGCTTTGTATTCAGCGAGCTCAGAATGCGCTCGGGATCAGTCTGGGTTGCCACCATCGCCCACACTGCTCACAATTTCTTCTTCCAGTTCGCGGCTCCTGTATTGCTTTTAACGGAATCGGGTTCGCGTTCAAAGCTTTGGGATATGGTGGCCAGCGATACTGGTTTGTGTATCGCAGTGTTCTATGCTGTTGCGTACCTCGTTTTTCGTCATGCCGTTCGACGGGGCAAGGCTTTTGATCGGTGTTTATCGCCTAAAGCCCCGATAAATCAGTAG